The genomic stretch CAGAGGCCGGGGGCCAAGGTGAGAGTCCTGGGAGGGTGCCGGGGGCTATAGAACACTTAGTCACCTCTGAGGTATGGCTGCCCCCACCGCACCCATGCCGTTGCCATGGCAACACCGGGAGGGGCCAGCAAACAGCCCACAACAGAGTGGCCCCCTGACTCCAGGTCCCCTCGGGGGGTGAGATGGCCTCATTCCAGCCCTTCCCTGGGACGTGCGTGCCCGTCTCCCCCTGACCAGCCTGAGCCAGGACGCCCCGCAGCAACACGTACATGGGGGTGAGGCGCAGGAGTGAGGTGGCCAGGCACCCCCCGGCTTCAGGGCCCCCTGGGATGTTGGGGTTTGTCGAGAGAGGGTCTTGGCTGCTGGCGACCCAGGTTCTGGAGGCTTGGGGCCAGCCGTGCACAGGACAAGCGGGTCCCCACTCTAGAGGGTCCCTGTCTCTTTCTGTTCAACAACCAGCATTCCAACAACCCTGTCACAGCTGCCTCCACCCGTCAGGATCTTGGGGTCCCTGAACCATTCCCAGCAGGGCCGAGGAGGGTCACCAGGTCGGAGCCCTGAGGCGGCCACCTGACGGGGGCAGTAGCATCACACGGTGAACGGGCGGGCAGCCGcggcccctgccccccagccagGCCAATTCTCAACGCCAGGCACCTTCCCGCCATCCCCTCTCTCAGAATTCGGTCGTGGAAATCGGGGTCTGGCACCCACATGAGCAAGGGGCCCCCATTCACCTTCCCGGGTGCCTGCCCGGCCTGAGCAGTGACCCCAGGTAGGGGTGGCCTAGGGCATAGGGGTCTGGTCATTCCCTAAGGGCTGAAGCCGAAGCTTTGTTCCAGGTGGGGACTGTTGGGGACCAACGAGAGAGGTTTTGTCTGTGTCACCAGGGGTAACCTGAGGCAGCACTGACTGGCATCTCCTGCTCACCTGTCCTCCACCCCAGGGCAGTTCAGAACACCCAACACCCACACTCAGGCTTGGTCCCTGTAGGTTGAGGGCTGGTGTGGACCCAGTGCCAGGGCCATGGTCGGGGACAGTGTTCACAAGGGACGTGGGCCTGGAAGCACAACTGAATGAGCCGTGTCCCCCAAGGGCGGCGCTGCTGGCCAGGAGGGAGCCGGACACTGCCTGGAAAGGTCATGTGTGGGGGTGGCAGAGCTGTCCTTCCCAGCTCGGCTGTGGACAACCTGACCCCTCCATGCTGGCTGGGAGTCCCAAGGCCTAAATTCGGGTCTGAGGGAAAGGCCGCCAGCATCACGGGGACACCTGAAACCTCCACGGCAGCAGGAATGTCCGGTCCCAACCCCGAGGGGCCAGGCCACCCTGAGGAACAGGCAGGAGATAAGCGTTTCCAGAAAGCTCAGGCATGTCCGTGGTGTGGACATGCCGCCCCCACTGGGCCCCCTCCCCCGGCAGCTTCAGCCTCGCAGGGCCGTGCTcaggcccccagccctgccttccgGCCCAACGGCTGCCCTCCGACCAAGGGGTGGGCTCGCCCCTCCTTGTGGGGCTCCGTCTTATCTCTGGGAAAGAGATTACAGGTTTCTGACATTCAATTTTCATGCTGAAGTTTCAACATGtactttgaaaagtatttttttccagataacaCCTGGAGGGGCGGGAAGATGGATGTCAGATCTGTTCACATAAGACTTTGAACTTgggtgtcccccccccccccccggcgccccctccccacaccccgcCCCAGGCGGAGCCTCCTCGCTGGGCTGGTTCCAGCCAGACCCTCCGCCTCCCGCCACCCAAGTCCTGCCAGCTGCCCCGGTCCCTTGGCCTCATGGCGGGCGCTGAGCGTGGGCACGGGGTCACACCGCGTTTAGCACTCCATCATACATTGTTCTTTGTCTCACGTGGCCCTGCTCACATCTGCTGGGGGGGCAGGGCCAGCTGTCCTAGCCCCCCCAAACCCCTAGGAGAGGTGAGCCTCgaggagcctggggctggggaccGCTCCCTGCCCCAGGTGGTCCTTGGGGAAGCTGTAATCAAAAGGGCCTGGCCGATGTGTCTTTTGGTAATTGAAGGGGCCCGCTTGGAAAATTCAGTCTCGAGCCTGTCTGTTGggtcattttgatttggggaTTTCCAAACATTGGGGCCACAAGAGGTCACCCCGCTGACCCCGGCCTGCCTCATTATGTCACAGCCAGATTGCTGTGACACCTGATGGAATCCAGAAGGCCCCCTGAGCGGACAGGccggaggtgggggcggggtggctGGCCAGGGGTCTGTGTGTTGCTCGCCCTGCTTGCCCCGTCCCACTCCCTCGTTCCCCGCTGCCCTGCCCCAGCACCCCAGCCTGGGCCATCACACCCCAAGTCCTGCTAACTGTGCTCTAAACAAAGGCCTGGCCCATACGTCCTCACCCTCACGGGCCTGATTCCACTCCGACATGGCCCCTGACTTCTCTGCACCCCTCCCAAATTTTGGGGGGTAAGGAACAAACCTCAGCATGGACCCCAAGCCCCATGTCACACCCCTCCCACCGGCACCGCTCCACCTTCCAGCCCCATGGAGCCCCCAAGGGCCCCTGCAGCTGCTCTCCACACCCCCATCCTGGCAAAGTGGAGCGGGCTCTCACCCAGCCTGACCTCGGCCCTGACCCCGACCCCGGCCTGGCCCAGGGTCCCTCTTGGGCCCTTCCCTTCCTATCCCACCTTTGGGCCACTTTCCTTGGGCCATTGTTAGGCTCAGGTCCCAGACTCCCCTTCCCCTTGTGACCTCTCTGGGGCTCAGCGTGAGGCCCCCCACCAAATTTCAGGACAATCTGCCTGCCGCTGACCCCATTCGCCCTCCTagtcccttcccccttttctcttggGATCTGACAGATCCTAGGGTCTGGCCTGGCCACCAGGGCCCTGTGTCtgggtttttcttcttcatctcacACCCTGGCCTGTGACCCACAGACAGTGACTGGCTGGGGCCAAGAAAGACCGAGGGGAGCACCCACAGGTTCTCCCTGCTTCCCGCCAACCCTCCTCCTTCCGGGCAGACCTTTGGAATTTGCCTCTGGGCTGCTCTCAGGTCTCCTCAGAGACCCCTCCCTGCAGCCTGGGGCCACCAAGGACTGTCCAGTGTGGCCCTGTCATGTGTCCGGGAGCTGGTGGGAGCTGCTTAGCCCCCAGGTCAAGCCTTCCTCCACTATGAGAAATTAGGGCACAGGGgaggcagggtgggtgggggctccAGGGTGGGGCAGCTCCCTCGCTTCCCCCTCTCCTGCACCTGAGGGAGAGAGGCCAGGATGTTGGAGGAAGTGATGGGAGACAGGAGCTTGGGGTCCAGGCAGGGAAGTCGGGCAAGGGGTGGACGTTCAGCCCTCCTCCCCACGAGTCTGGCAGCCCAGCCTGAGTGCCCCGGCGAGTCCGTCCCCGGGCACAGAGCCGGAAGATTGGGTGGCTTTGGTGCCCTGGAAACGGGAGATGGGTCAGCAGTGCCCAAGGCGGGCAATGAGCTCCTTCCTGTGCCCTCCGAGCCTGGCCTGCGGGCTCAGCAGGTCAGCACTTTCCACAAACCCCACACAGAACCTGGCCCGGCCCGGCAGTGCATGACATGACTCCGGGGGCCAGTTGTCCTTTCCCTGGTGCAGGCTCCCCACCATGCTGCCTCCTGCCTTGTGGCTCCTTCTCTCGGGGCTCTGgtccctcccagcctctcctgaCCGACCACCCGACACCCTCCCCAAACCCTACAGGCAGCAGGGCGACCAGGGCACCTTCTGGTCCCCACCCAGCTGGTCTCGCTTCCTCTTCCAGCCGGCCATGCTCCCACTGCAGAGAAAGGCGGCCAGCCCCAGGAGGAGGGCATCCCAGACCTGCCTGGAGGCTGGTGTCAGCCCCAGCCACAGAGGGCTACATCTGGACGACTGGCCAGCTCATCTGTTGGGATGGAAGTCCTGTTCAAGTAAGGTCTGGGCCACCTTGgccatttggtttgtttctgggcCCCCAGTCCCTCCACATTTCCATTGGCCCCACGTCCAGTCGCACTGGGGTTCCATGAGGCCTGGATGAGGCTCCAGGGTGGTCCGAGAGCCACAGTGTGGGCCCACAGTCACAGCGTGAGTGGCAGTGCATATGTGCCCAGCCCTGTGCCATGGCAGACTGGGCCAAGGCAGTGCGTGATTTGCCCGCAGCACCCAGCACTCAGGCCAGGAAGCTCAGGCCCCGCCAGACAGCCCCAGCCAGACACGGCCCTGCCTGGCTCCAAGGCAGACCACCCCAGGCCCAGGACAGGCTCTGGCCACCCCTGGAGGAGCGCTTCCTGCAGAGAGAGAcaccctgccccagcccaccCACCCACACGGCCACCCACAAAGCCACTTCCTCCAACCTCCTTGGGAGACCGTCAGCGATATCCCCAGTCCACGAAGCACGCCCGAAGTTCCTCCGAGCCTGGTCTCCCCCGCTGTCCCTCTTGCCGTTGTGGGACACAGATGGGACTAGGCAGGAGCTGGCAGCTTCCGGGAGGACAGGGAAGAGAAGGTTGGCAGGCGGATGGGGCAAGAGCAGGCGCGCAGGTGGGAGAACTGGGGAAGCATGGAGGGTTTTCGTGGGGACAAAATGGACCTTTAGAAAAAGAGGATGGGCATTGATTGGGAAAAGAGCAAAGAGGACGGACAGATTGGAGCCTTAGGGAAGGGGCCGCATCACGAGAGTAGAAACAAGAAGGCTGGGGTGGCCGGGAGCTGGGAGTGAGGGGACCAGGAAGGGACTCGATGGCCACGAtttgggagggaggagacagcCAAGCAAGGGTCGGAGAGAGAGTGGCGCAGTGTCTACTGGCCAAAGAGCAGAGTGTTTCTTTCCTGCTGAGAGAGGTGTAGCAGGCCACCATCCTGTACCCCACTGTGCCCGGGCCCGAGCAAGCCCTCAACCACCCAAGGCCCGAGCACAGGCCAGGCTGGGCAGTGGGCAGGCGGGCAACGGGACTCCCCTCCAGCACAGATGCAAaactagagaagaaaaatgtctgCATTTCGGAGGCTGGTGGGGCGACCTGGGGGTGAGGTACATGTAGGGGCTGGGGGTCCTGGGCTCACACTCTTTCCTCGTGGTTTCCCCCAGGCTGGGGCATCTCTGGGCAACATGGAGaacagggaggaagaaggggctCTGGAGAAGCAGTTGTCTCCGGAACTGGCCCACCAACCTCCTTGCCAGGctgagggcagggccctggggatCGGAGTCCAGGGATGAGTGCTCTGCCCATGGCTGGAGGTGGATGACCAGGTGAAGGGAGCCTCGTCCCATGGGGCCAAGAAGAGATATGGAAGAAACTTCTAGAAACCCAGGGCCATTCGTTCATCCCTATTCCAGTCCCAGGACCCTCACTGGACCTGGGTAGTGTCTGGCACGCCCCTCAGGGTGAGGAGGGCCTGACCCCCTCTGGTCCAGCGTGGACCAGAGGCCCCCTCTTCTCTCTGAACTGCCATCCTCCTGTATGATGGGATGCCAGTGCCATCACGCCCTCTCCACCAGGTTGGGGCTGGAGGATGCCTGGAGAAAGCCCAGGAAAAATACAAAGCGTTGGTGTGGAGCTCAAGACCCATGTGGGAGGAGGCAGGGTATAGGTGCTACTGATTTGCTTAAGTCAAAGCTCCCAGCCCAGTGGGTTGGGGGCCGGGGGGTCAGGTGAGGGACACACGGGCTCTTTCCCAGTGAGGTCTGCTTACCCCAAAAGGCCAGTCAGGCTGCAAGTGGGCCAGGCAGCAGCTCACGCATCCAACAGGAGGTCCTCTGTGCAGAGGGGCGTGCTCTGGGTTCAGGGGGCCTCAGGTTGGGGCCAGCCTCTGCTCCCCAGCTCCTGGGAAGCCAGGTTGGAAGGAAATAGGCTGCAGTCAGGAGGTATCAGGGAGTTTCTGGTCGGGGGGGGGGAGTGAGCTCCTCCCTGGGACCACACAGGACACTTGAACTCCAGGGACCCTGTCGGGGGTGGACGTTTCCAGGCAGGGCTCTGGTATCCTGCAGCCCACAGACCTGGGCTCTGGGCTTCTCCTCCCGCAAACACAGTCGCAAGGGCAGCTCCACCTGTCCAGGGCAGGTGCCCCAGCCAGCCTGCGTCGCATCCTCGGAGGCCATGGGAAGCCTTCACCTGGCCCTCCTACGCCTGGCAGGACCCTGAGACTCTTCAAGGACTGGCTCCACCCTGGATGTCTGGGAACTGACCTGTCCCGAGCTGGAGGGCCGAGATGCAATGGTGGTCATTCTGGACTCCGGCCCTGGGTGGTCTCCGGGTCCCAGCTGCGGGAGCTGGGGGGAGAGCGTGGCTTTCCATAGCGTGGCCAAGGGGACAGTTCAGAGGTCCTCTGTCCCAGCCTGTGCTGCTCCTTCCCCAGGGACACGGCTGCACACCGGTCCCCACCCCAGGTCCATCCTTGACTGTCTCACCAAGACTCGGGGACCCACAGTGGCTGCTCCCCCACCGGCCGGCTGGGAAAAGGCCCACAGTGCAGGGCACATGCCAGGGTGGCTGGGGATTGGTCACTGCCTGAATGTCCCCGGACGGATGCCCGTGTGCCCTTGGGCAGCCTTCCCCTCGGACAGGCTGTCCAGGCCGGGAAACCCTAAgccaaagggattaagaagaaagGACAGAATTGACCGTTCCTTTGGCCGTGCTCATTTGTGCTTCATTTAGTGTATATTTGCTCAGTGGGTGAAAACACAGAGGTGATGACGCCAAGGGCCAGCCGTGCCCCCATCACTCTGGTCAGTGGTCAGCCTGCGAGAGgccgccccgcccgcccgccccgctcaccccacccacctctccccagcAGCCATTTGACACATTCCTGTGGGCAGCCAGGAGGGCGCCGGGACCCTCTGGGCTGGGATACGGGTGTGGATGCTCGTGGGGCCTCTGCAACGCTGAGCCAGACCCCGGGCCCCGGGCTTCCCTTGAGGCTGCTGCTGCACATGGGGCGGGAGCTGCGAGCCTCACTCTGGTCCACACTGAGACCCCGACCCCAGACCCTGACTGACCCCGTCCCGCACGGGACCCAGCCTCCTATAAGCCAGGATGCTGCTGGCATCAACCTCAAGGGGGGGGGGTCCCTGGAGATCCTGGAGCTCCTGTGGCTACAGAGTCGGGATCTTGGACAACTTGGGGACCCCGGGCATGCTCGTCCAGGGCCCCCTTAGCACTCTCCTGGCTCCATCATGTGCTGGAGGCTTCCTAGGAAGACGGGGAGACCCAGGACGGTCTTTCccagggtggggctggtgggAAAGGCACCCAGATCCCTCCCACCTGTCAGAAACGGGACATACCCCAGGGTAACTTTGGGAAGGACATAGGGACCCCCAGGTGACAGGGGAGAACCAGGATCTGACCTCCTGTCTCCTCCTTTCAGTGTTTCCTCCTGCTGGGCCTAGCCCTCTACAGGCGCCCCTTCCTGGCTCTGGGGTGGCCGGGTTCAGTTCCACTCTGGTGCAGCCAGCATGTGctggctgggaggggcaggggtggggggtaggcagttccttctcccctcccccacactttcAGACCCAACCACTTAAGAATAATGAGGTCCAGGTGGCCCCTCGCGAGCCTCGACCCTCGCTGGCTACAGGGCCCACCCCCTGCCCGGGAGCAGCTAATGACAACCAGAGGCTGGAAGGTGAAACCCCCCTTTGCTGACAAGGCTGCGCAGCCGACCCTCCGGCCGCCAGGTGGGCGCAGGGCTGGGGTCTCGCCCAGCCAATGGGTCAGCTTGCTGTCTGCCTTGGGCTCACGAGCCTCTCTACCCTATCCCCGTCTGTCCACCCAGTGCCCAGCTGCCACGCGCTTTCCATGGAACCGTGGGGTGACCAGCAGCCATTTCTGTCTCTGACAGCCCTGTGTAACATGGAGCTGCCTCCCGTCCTGCTGCCTTCCAGGGCTGAAGGCCAAGGAGGCTGGGCAAGCCCATGGAGCTTTTGTTTGGGAAGGTGAAGAGTTCGGGAGAGGTGGTGGCGGCTACACCACAATGTGACTGTGTGCTTGGTGCCACGCATGGTCCCTTAGAGACGCTACGATGCCAGAGTCTGTTAGGACTGAGCTCAGGAGCATCTGCGTGACCGAGACAGGAAGTGTCCCCACTGGGCAGTGTCTCCCAGTAGAGACCCAGGGCAGCAAGGTGGCGTCCCACTGACCTGACTCCAGGACCTCCACGCCTTCCTCTGGCCCCCTCTTCCCTGCCACGACCCCTCACTGCCCTGGGCCACAGCCTCTGTGTTCCCTGCCCTGTCCCAGGGCAGATGTGGCCTCCTGTGGGTGAAAGGTGGGGACATGCAGTGCAGGAAAGCACGTGGGCTCCGGGCACTGTCGCATATCCCTGAGAAACACTCAGTGCCCCCTTCAGGAAAGTGCCTGGGCAgctggccaggcctggggggTGGACACAGAAGGACTCAGGGTAAGTGTAGAGACTAGCCATTCAAGAAGCCCCAGCACATAACACACAGAGGGGTCGGGAACTGTGGGACGCGAGTTTTCAGGTGGCCAGGCCCAGGGATGGGGCCTCGGACTGAGCCAAATCTACCCAGGTGGACACTTCGTGCTGTGCCGCTTTGGGGTCCCATCTCAGCAAGCAGGAGAGACAATTCTGATTGTTATCATGAAAAGAGggttagaaaaatgaaagagaaaatggctgCTAAAGGCTGGCCTGTTAGAGCCGCAAGGAGGAAGGGGCCGGAGCTGGGTGAGGCAGGCCGGCCGGCTTGGGGGAGGCCTGGGACCAAGGTCCAAGGAGGAGCCTCTGGCCAAGGCGGGAAGACCTGAGCATTGGTGTAACCCCTACCCCACTCCCCGGGACCACCATCCAGAAAGGGCTGGTTGTGCAATTTTGGACTGATTGCGACGGCCCAAGCAATGTCTGAGACGAGGCCAGGACCTCCGTCAGCTACTCCCCCGCAGGCAAATAAAGCCCCTCAGCCCCTTATCAGCTCAGAAGTTGCCCTTCTGTTTTCAGGCCAGTACCCTGTGGTCATGCTGGCTATGGCTGTCAGTGTGTCCCCTGGGCCTCCTGGATTCAGCAAGGTGGGCCCAAGGGTCAGAGCTCCCACCAGCACTGCCCTGTGCAGGCggcctccctccttctcctgctaGAAGCCCACATTCTGGCCCCTTGCAGGAGGGAGCGGTGGCCATCCTGGGATTGTTTGCAGACTTCCCGCCAGTGTGTTGGGCAGGCATCAGGGCTGGACGAGCTGGGATTGAGCTCCAGGGGTACTGTTCTCGCCCGGGCCGAGGGGCTTCCCTGTGGCCAGCAGGACACAGCGGTCCCAGTGGGGAGCCCCACCTGCTTCCCTCCAGGGCCCCTCGGAGGCCAGAAATCCAGCGAGGGAGCAGAACGGGGCTGTGGGCAGGAGGGCCTCTGGGTAGCATTCCCTCACAGCTTTCCCATGACGCCCCCGTAATCTGGGCTCTTCTCCTTGGCACCCCCACACCTCACAGCTGCCGGGACCAGCCAGCTGCTCCTCCCCCGCCCGGCCCAAGACCGAGCCTGTGTCCAGGCAGTGGCAGCCTTTCCCGTGGTGGGGATGGGGCGAGGGGGCCAAGGAATTTGAAGAGGAAGCAGCAATGGCCCGAGAATTTGGAAAATGTGTCCAAATGCTAGGAGCACTGGGAAGAAGCCGGACGGGATTAGGAGAAATGGAGGATGGACGCATGGTCCTGGGTGGGCCGTGACGGATGGGGCAGGGGGCCCCTGTCCATgtgggagaggctgggggagCAGCTGTCCCCATCTGTCAGCCTGCCCCCTTCCTTCCAGCGGCTCATCAAAGACCTTTGACCCCAGGCTGGTGGGGGAGCTAAAAACCAGCCCGAGAGG from Rhinolophus ferrumequinum isolate MPI-CBG mRhiFer1 chromosome 11, mRhiFer1_v1.p, whole genome shotgun sequence encodes the following:
- the LOC117030586 gene encoding proline-rich protein 2-like, whose protein sequence is MTPGASCPFPGAGSPPCCLLPCGSFSRGSGPSQPLLTDHPTPSPNPTGSRATRAPSGPHPAGLASSSSRPCSHCRERRPAPGGGHPRPAWRLVSAPATEGYIWTTGQLICWDGSPVQGPPPAREQLMTTRGWKVKPPFADKAAQPTLRPPVPSCHALSMEPWGDQQPFLSLTALCNMELPPVLLPSRAEGQGGWASPWSFCLGR